CTTTGAAGACTCCTTCCAGTTCTTCTCAACATCAACTCTGAACCGATTCTCAGACGGACACGTGATTATCTCAGTCTTTTTAAACACTTGCCTGCAAATTGGGCATGCCCCAGCTGTTGGAGATCGCCAGCTTGACAGAAGACATTCTCTGCACATTCTATGTGCGCATGGTGTGAGCACAGGGTCATCTGCAGACTCCAGGCATATGGGGCACTCTGCGTTTTCACCTTTCCGAATACCTTCAACAACCTCCTCAACATATGCTCTAGAAGGGATCTTCTGAGTTGCAGAATCAGGATTTGTGTCAAGGAACCTTCTAGCAAGCTTATTCAGGTCTGCAAATTCTTGTGTATCACTCCGGCTGCCAACGGTAGAAATTTGAAATTGTCAGATAAGATGAACTGCAAGAGGCAATTGAAAGGTAAACAGATTAAGACACCATTCTCACCTCATCACAAGAAAGGGGTGGTTGCAACATTGCCTTAATCGAAGTAACAACTCAAGGATGTTTGCATAGTTGTGAAGAACTTTGCCTTGTGCTACAAACTGGTCAAATTGAACCTGTCCATATtgcaaaattttgtgaaaatcccatccaaagacaaaaaaaaactaTGTAATGTCTAAATTAACAATACTTAGCTTATTTTTAAACGATATTTAGTTAAGAGAACTCGAATAGTCAACCACAAATAACTAATTAGAGGTCCTAATGTGACAGACAATCTCCGTTGCTGCATGAGTAACACTAAGCTCACCTTAGATCTCCTAAAGAGGGCATCATAGAAATCATGCTCAGCTTCTGATTGTTCACACTCTATAATTTTGATATCAGTCGGGGGCAGAACCAGTATAGGCCTGATGATGGAGGCATAGAGCATGAAATTGTCACAAATATAAAAACAGGTCCAGTCTAAGAGAACCAAAAAAgtaacaaagaaagaaagaaagagcagTAATTACCTTCCTTCTTTGTCTTTTGAATCCTTTGTTCTCCTCAGCATTAGTGGCCTCAAAATAGCCTTGATCAGTTTCATCCCTCTATAATCACCACTCTCATATGGCTTCTGAATCAGTTTTTGCCACCTATAAGCAGTAACAAATTTCAGCATATGGGAAGAGCGAGGGAACAGGCTCATTTGCATCATAatgtttgattaaaaaaataataataacaaaaaaaaatatttgaccATCTTTAACTCTTTGAACAATTTTCCTGGGAATTGTAACGCAAAAACTGAATAGTAACAACTTGTTTTTCAATCATCTCAAGCATCAGCCATAAAATTGTCAACAAACAAAATTAAGCTCACCAAGCCCAGTTGCACCATGGTTCAACATGCAAGAAGCAAAGTAGGCTATAAAGGTCTTCCAACTTGTTCTGCAATAATTGATAATGACTTTAATTGATACATGCTAGACAATAGCTAGTGGTTTAATACCAATCAGGAAAACATTACTAGGGCATTTGTTCAACTAATGCCAGAATTCTTTGCTGCTGCCATACCTGAAGAGGGGTACCAGTAAGACACCACCTGCAATAGGATGACAATTTGAAGGCAGCCTGGGCACCTAGAGTTTTAGAGGACTTGATGGTATGAGCTTCATCCAAAACCACTCTGTACCAGTCAACTCTGTGGAAAATGCTATTCTCCCCATCCTGTGTTGAACATATAAAAATAGTAATCATTAACAATGTTTCGACAGGGGAAAAGAACAAGCAGCATTCTGGTGCTAGTAAAGCAATTGGATTTAAGTGGTGGAAACTAAAAAAATGGAAATGGCCAGCTTTTCATTCTTATTAGCTGCAAGTAAATGGATTTCAGTGGTGGAAAGCAACAAGAAATGGGAATAGCTAGCTTACATTCTTATAAGCTGCCGTTAAGACACCGTATGTGGTCAAGATCACGTCAGGTTCAGCAATCACTCTAGGGTCACTGCTCCTATCCCCACCATAAAAGACAGAAATGGAGATGCTATCTGGTTTTGAGTGTGTTTCAAGTTCGTCCTGTTCATTCAGAAAAATTCTTATTCAGAGAAGATGACAGTATATCCTTGTGCCCATTCATTAACTAACATACGATCAGAAAATCAGTAATGCAGTTTTAGAATGGTGTAGCTAAATCTTTTCAGAAATCAGAACGCATACAAACTCAGAAAACTTCCTTACCCTGGCTGAATCAAATATATTATAGGGACTCACCTTCCACTGGCCAAGCAACGCCATAGGACATATAATGAGGGTGCCGCCTTTCACTTTTCTAATAACTTTGTGATcagattcctttttctttttcttgatgtACTCTGTATCACCCTCACTTTTGGCAATCGATTCTTGATCCTCGGGGGTACCTCTGCCTCGCCTTGCAAGAATCAGAGCAATAGTCATCACAGTTTTCCCAAGCCCCATTGCATCTGCCAAGATCTGCAGAACATTATACGACTTAGAATATATAATAATTAATGTTGATACTCAAAATGGACAATCAGTAACAGTAGCAAAAGAAACTTGCCCCTCCTCTTGCCATCTGTGTTGCTGTTGGAAGTTGTGTTGTAGCTTCCCCAGAGAAAATGTTAACATATATTGCGGAAGCCCTCCTGTAACAAATGATCAAATAGTAGCATAATCAAACTCAATGCAGTTAATGTCCATGGATTTTATAAGCAGCTGTTCCTTTTAATATTTCAAGGACAGAATACATACTCATCATATATACGATATGCTCCCCAACAAGGATGAAGAGTTTTTGCTGCTTCTTCAACATCTACTCCCTTCTCAGATTCTGTCATCCAAAAAAGGGCTTGCTTTTGGTACGGTCTGAGATCACACATAAGGGTTTCTGGGGGCTCCATTTCCTAGAAAGATCCAGTAGTTAAAATAGTTAATGTAACTGCAAAATCATCTCCCCTGTACCATAAAgtttaaagacaaaaataaGGACAAGCATCCCTATGACTTGTACCTTCAAGTCATACGTATCTGCTGCACCAACAAGCTTATTCAAAGATGATTCTGAAAAAGCTTGCtcatccttgttttgatccGGAAGTTGCGGGCAACCCTTTCTTCGTTTTAATGCAGGCAACATTCCCACACTTTCGTCACAATCATCCTGCTAATTTATAAAGATTTAAGAGGTTTCTTAGTCTAgcaacacacaaaaaaaaaatacctgtCTTGCCATAATGCTAAACTTAGAATCCGAGCGTCAAGGTGGTAaaagtggtactaaagttcaattaCAAGTTTCATCTAAGAAGCAGAATGCGCAAAGATTTAATTAAAATGTGAATTTTTATGTCTCTAAAGTGAAAAAAATGCATGTCTACTCTAAAATGAAAGACCAGATGAATTCGAAACTTTAGTGGAAGATATCTAAGAacgagacaaagaaatagaaatGCACTCACTCCTAACTTCAGCGAGCGTTTTCGGGAGTCAAGTTCTTCTGGGGTAAATTCAGCCTGTAACATAGCAACAAATTAACAGGGCAAAACAAACTAGCCATAACTAAAAATTTTATCATTCAATTCACAATCAACTTATATTGTGAGTGGCAAAATATGTCATACCTCCTGAAAtggcttcattttcagcaactTAAACAGAGTCAGCAGAGGATATGTCGTGGTGTCAATATCTGATGGAGAATCAAGCTTCCAAGAAGACTTATCGCCTTCTGTAAAGACTGAATGATGAATGTAGAAACTGCCAAATAATATGAAAATGGATGAACTTTTTACTATCAAAAGGAATATATACTCATTGCAAACATCTCAAGAAATAGGGAAAATACAAACCAAAGAAGTTCTTTTTGTCTGTTTTTTACCTCAAATACAGCATAATCTCTTGCATCAAGTGAAGATTTGTAGGGGCAGCTATAGATCGTCCAAGAACTTTAACTTTTGAAGAATTTACGAGTGGAGTGAGGCATTTTGACCATTCCATTGGAAGACGGCCAATCTAATTAATTCATTTGTTCAACACAAAAAAAGTTTAGTAACATATCATTCTCAATATTCCGATACCATGAAGCATTTACACAAAATCTAAAGTACTGTAAAAATAAGAGTTTACCTCTCCATTTCTTATGGTGGAAAAACGAACAATGGCTGACTTGATCCATGAAGTATTTCTGTCAGGAAATGCAATGTGCACAATCTCATTATTCTCAAGTTTCCTTCCCTTAGTAGTCGAAAGCCCCATGATAATATGCCTCCCAACCAACAACCAGTCAGGCTCTTCTGGAAAATCCCCATCTTCAATTAGAGTTGTGCACAGCATTCTATCCTCAACCTTCTCCTTCTTCGCCACCAATGACTGCCCAGTATCATTACCATTAGTACTCATTTG
This region of Coffea arabica cultivar ET-39 chromosome 3c, Coffea Arabica ET-39 HiFi, whole genome shotgun sequence genomic DNA includes:
- the LOC113734249 gene encoding DNA repair protein RAD5B isoform X1, encoding MEARPIEAEEGREVKLIKSVFGLEKSEEEISNALTQCHNDVTRAINYLIDTPGILSPPVTVKRTVTSTGARILTQIKQENSEEIKVMVKKEVENFDQSDVGFEKKEVLDEKKVISDGKMSNGLVGRSRLSFEEWLQEQEKNKPSQLCRVKEEPNVVVDDKAVVRLDVPKMENENKGMVKKEVEEIMCVQPLSARRMSDDEFRRVQMSTNGNDTGQSLVAKKEKVEDRMLCTTLIEDGDFPEEPDWLLVGRHIIMGLSTTKGRKLENNEIVHIAFPDRNTSWIKSAIVRFSTIRNGEIGRLPMEWSKCLTPLVNSSKVKVLGRSIAAPTNLHLMQEIMLYLSFYIHHSVFTEGDKSSWKLDSPSDIDTTTYPLLTLFKLLKMKPFQEAEFTPEELDSRKRSLKLGQDDCDESVGMLPALKRRKGCPQLPDQNKDEQAFSESSLNKLVGAADTYDLKEMEPPETLMCDLRPYQKQALFWMTESEKGVDVEEAAKTLHPCWGAYRIYDERASAIYVNIFSGEATTQLPTATQMARGGILADAMGLGKTVMTIALILARRGRGTPEDQESIAKSEGDTEYIKKKKKESDHKVIRKVKGGTLIICPMALLGQWKDELETHSKPDSISISVFYGGDRSSDPRVIAEPDVILTTYGVLTAAYKNDGENSIFHRVDWYRVVLDEAHTIKSSKTLGAQAAFKLSSYCRWCLTGTPLQNKLEDLYSLLCFLHVEPWCNWAWWQKLIQKPYESGDYRGMKLIKAILRPLMLRRTKDSKDKEGRPILVLPPTDIKIIECEQSEAEHDFYDALFRRSKVQFDQFVAQGKVLHNYANILELLLRLRQCCNHPFLVMSRSDTQEFADLNKLARRFLDTNPDSATQKIPSRAYVEEVVEGIRKGENAECPICLESADDPVLTPCAHRMCRECLLSSWRSPTAGACPICRQVFKKTEIITCPSENRFRVDVEKNWKESSKVSKLLDCLERLRKSGSGEKSIVFSQWTSFLDLLEIPLKRRRIGFLRFDGRLSQKQREIVLREFNETGEKMVLLMSLKAGGVGLNLTAASNVFLMDPWWNPAVEEQAIMRIHRIGQKRTVRVRRFIVKGTVEERLQQVQARKQRMIAGALTDEEVRSARIEELKMLFR
- the LOC113734249 gene encoding DNA repair protein RAD5B isoform X2; its protein translation is MEARPIEAEEGREVKLIKSVFGLEKSEEEISNALTQCHNDVTRAINYLIDTPGILSPPVTVKRTVTSTGARILTQIKQENSEEIKVMVKKEVENFDQSDVGFEKKEVLDEKKVISDGKMSNGLVGRSRLSFEEWLQEQEKNKPSQLCRVKEEPNVVVDDKAVVRLDVPKMENENKGMVKKEVEEIMCVQPLSARRMSDDEFRRVQMSTNGNDTGQSLVAKKEKVEDRMLCTTLIEDGDFPEEPDWLLVGRHIIMGLSTTKGRKLENNEIVHIAFPDRNTSWIKSAIVRFSTIRNGEIGRLPMEWSKCLTPLVNSSKVKVLGRSIAAPTNLHLMQEIMLYLSFYIHHSVFTEGDKSSWKLDSPSDIDTTTYPLLTLFKLLKMKPFQEAEFTPEELDSRKRSLKLGDDCDESVGMLPALKRRKGCPQLPDQNKDEQAFSESSLNKLVGAADTYDLKEMEPPETLMCDLRPYQKQALFWMTESEKGVDVEEAAKTLHPCWGAYRIYDERASAIYVNIFSGEATTQLPTATQMARGGILADAMGLGKTVMTIALILARRGRGTPEDQESIAKSEGDTEYIKKKKKESDHKVIRKVKGGTLIICPMALLGQWKDELETHSKPDSISISVFYGGDRSSDPRVIAEPDVILTTYGVLTAAYKNDGENSIFHRVDWYRVVLDEAHTIKSSKTLGAQAAFKLSSYCRWCLTGTPLQNKLEDLYSLLCFLHVEPWCNWAWWQKLIQKPYESGDYRGMKLIKAILRPLMLRRTKDSKDKEGRPILVLPPTDIKIIECEQSEAEHDFYDALFRRSKVQFDQFVAQGKVLHNYANILELLLRLRQCCNHPFLVMSRSDTQEFADLNKLARRFLDTNPDSATQKIPSRAYVEEVVEGIRKGENAECPICLESADDPVLTPCAHRMCRECLLSSWRSPTAGACPICRQVFKKTEIITCPSENRFRVDVEKNWKESSKVSKLLDCLERLRKSGSGEKSIVFSQWTSFLDLLEIPLKRRRIGFLRFDGRLSQKQREIVLREFNETGEKMVLLMSLKAGGVGLNLTAASNVFLMDPWWNPAVEEQAIMRIHRIGQKRTVRVRRFIVKGTVEERLQQVQARKQRMIAGALTDEEVRSARIEELKMLFR